The Vanessa tameamea isolate UH-Manoa-2023 chromosome 8, ilVanTame1 primary haplotype, whole genome shotgun sequence DNA segment cgcgatcaaaggccttcgctatgtccaaactGACTGCTAATGCCCCTGcattgctctcaactgcttcccttgctctcaactgcttcccttgctctcaactgcttccgcccatctatgagtaaggtaaactagaagatgaccggctgagcgaccccgacggaaaccgtactggcggtcgctaatcagctggtactcctcaaggtaccgcaggagctggcagtttataatggactccattaccttggagaacaaggaggtaaTGGGTATAGGCTTATAGTTGGACGGGTATGAACGGTTGCCCtctttagggatcggatgcaccaaagcagccTTCCAGGAGTTcaggacgacgccgaatgcataggattgccggaaaacacgcgttaagaccggcgccaactcgggagcacaagtccgtagcacgattggagggatgccattggatccactcgacttatgaatatccaaggaaagaagtgctttacgaactgcactttgccggaatttaacctccggcattgtggtatcacaccgcgggattgttgatGGTGACTTTCCTCAGTCATCCAGAGTcaagttcgccgcgaagagagagcctaaaagatcagctttctccttcgcgatatgggccaatgactcaccgtctttgtgcagagatggaaaggaaggctgacagaaattccctaagacagctttAGCGAGaaaccagaacgcacgtgttcctgaagggagacgcaccagtctctcgccaattctgccaatgtactccgtcttcgccttagcaatcacgtttttgaaggacctagaggcagagttatattcctttctgaatgcgctggtctttacatcacgagacgtcGATGTGTTAGCCCAGTCATGgtaacgttcccattttcggcgtgaggccGTTACGCAGAAatgaccaaaccagggctgggacttgccaccgatgggcacagcagaatatggaatgaacagttccataccctgaagcaccacatcggcaacagagtcagcaataacgctcggattatccggcgagaaacaaacctgcccccatggatAGGATGCAAataaggaccgcatcccatcccaatctgctgacttgtagtacCCCacgcggcggcagcccacgaaacgaggtcgtgagtaccgcgcaaccggtactgtactccgaacgagacagtggtccgaagAGCCCaaagggggatcgacgataatctGATAgctatccggatgggaagtcagcaaaaggtccaacagggaaggtgtatgatcctctacgtctggtattcgcgttggcgaggtgaccagttgtgtaaaatcatatgctaaagcgaagtcgagaacagatctacccgcatgatcggtagtgcgtgatccaagcaattcggcatggtgggcattaaaatctgtcgaggcgtcgagagcagatatcatctctgacgtatacgcacaccccagctcgtggtataaaggaatgttccaatacTAAAATATCTGGACCGACAAATtcaacgcgataactcaaaagtGGTTCACTTTTACATCATGCATATGAGGgttcaaattatcgcaaatagtcacccctatcacctcgtaacgggaatacgtcgaattaacaataaccctgtatatgtgATATTTGTTTCGGAGAGTAGAGAAAcgaggatatatatatatatatatatatatatatgacagacaatggcgctttaagaaatattaaccattccttacatcgccaaagcgcctccaaccttgggaactaagattttatgtcccttgtgcctgtagttaaacttgCTTACACACCctttaaacacaacaatactgagtactgctgtttgacggtagaatatatgatgagtgggtggtacatacccagacgagcttgcacccagtgtttatatattatttatttagactttTTTAGACTATTATGTACGTCTCTTTACATTTTCCACTATTTTCCGTTGAGTGACAGTCAACCAAAGAAGACACAgttgtttgttaaatatacctaaataattatGGACAAAGCACATAGTATCTTTTACATTTGTTGTTATgtgattttattagttttatgatttgtttataatattatttggatctgatattaattgtaaaatataagtaaacagTAACTGTTTTTGTAGTTTTGTAACTTAGaggatgtataattatttattgtattttaataagtatttttattcaaaaatatgagaatatttatgattaatactttattttgttacataaatgATTACGTTTtggatattatatatgtatttcaccCTAAAATCAAGGCAAAATAGTATGTAACTCAGAGGAAGAAAATATCAGGGTCGGATACATTTAATTCGTAATACCTGATATACTACATAGTGTTTTGCCAGAATTCTTCGTTTTGATGATAATTTAGACATCACTGATTTTAATCGTTTTCatattattgcataatatatatgtttaaaaaaaaaatttttttttcacgatgcgcaaactttaaaaaaaatgcccttatattttaacataagtcCGTCTTTTTTGaaacaaagttttattatagaaaaaaggAAATCTATACTTACCAAATGATTGCCTGTAATATGGTATTTATTGTAAGTTGTTTCGAGGAAAACAACATCATCACACCAAAAATTTGAGGTGATTCGCTAAAATTTGCGCTCAGCAGCTCCTTTTCTGTGCTGtcctcgattttttttttattaacttttgcaattttttttaattgagttaATGATTCCTGTAATCTACCTTGAGTGTATAACCATCGAGGAGATTCAATCATTGTCCTGCAAAGTCAAGTAATATATTACGAACAAAAGCATTTGGTTTTGAGTAACTTTATGAAAGTACTTACcaagacattattaaaaaaggaattagAGGAGCTGTTGTAACTATAGTAAAAATTCTCCAGTCTCTAATCCACCAGAATAATAAGCCCATCACAAATAGTCCGGTACTAAAAGCTGTAAAGCGCATACTGGCAATAAGAGATCGGCGTCTTGTTGAAGACATTTCTATGGATATGGATGTAACGTTTTGTGGTGCTGACCAAGATGGTAAATTTGCAATGAAACAtccaacagaaaaaaaaaaatatgaatttccaGCTACTAAGGAAATTAAACGTCCAAATAACAACATCGCTActgaaattatgtatgtatagcgTCGGCCATATCtgtaagtaaacaaaatatcatcGAAAGAGGTCCAACTGTTTAGGAGtagttcagttacatacacacgtacagaagaataaaataaataaatattaatatataaagtaaaataaaattttacaatgagTAAAGAATTATTTCCTAGTTACCTTGCTTCCCAAGGCGGTGGttctatgataaattaaattagtaagtaTGAATCTACAAAGTTGATGGCTTACTTACCCCAATTCTCTAAAATTAAGACAGTATAGAAGAACAGAACCCTTTTAGGATACGGTCGGTATCCTAAATGTGTTCCATTTTTATAATCGGGTGTACAGaacatattaacaatttatttatgtctaaaaATTAAATGGTCAATACGCACACGTCACTGAACCAGCCCAAGAAGATTGATCCAATAATATCTCCAACTTTGCTGTAAGCCAATATATTAGCAACATTCAATTCTTTGTCGCACACCCAGTTATATTCTGATGGCACCGTCGTATCATACCATGTTGTATCAAAAGTATATTCTTGACATGCTATATTAAGAATTGACAAATAAGTCCGATTTACTcgttattttagaataattatatatattgacacATATAGGTACGTACGCACCTACATACGTACCCATGGTTTTGTTATTCTTGTAGGGCTCAGCATATACTAGACAATTTTCGAATTTTGTTTGCTTCGTATTAATATCTTCGCACCTAAAAAAAGGTTTCAAACttattttcaatagaaaaattaaaacaacaatgatTTCATAATTATCCTTACcttggtatatttataattttccaaTCCATTTCACTGATATTTCTGGGTTTCTCTGGAATTTTACACGTGTGTGGTGTTATTGCCAGAGAGAGAATCATATTCATATATGTCATACCCCAAAATcctataaatattacaagatatgTAATCTCAAAACGTTTTTGGTATTTGTTCTCATTTCCAATCTCATAAAGTGTGCGGTCATAAATACTATCCATTTTGTTACCAAATTATAATGAGGAAACAATATCTTACAACTCTTATATATTAACTACTAACGGTATACCCACAAACTGTAGCTgagtcgttttatttatttgagatttctttatctctttataagtaaatattcacaggtattcttttaaaataaactagccTGTCGCCCAAACTTCGCAAGGGTAATATGAGTTTTTTTCCCATATtagttacatattaaaatataaccaatcttcaataaatgatatatttgatattttttaattgaatataatctaAACCTAATGCCTCAACTTTCACAATTGCACAAGACACATTGGTAACACCGTTTTTTATTATCCTACAGTTGATTTAGCCtgcatatgtatatacctatttcAAACTAGGCTTTTTTTTGCCATTTCCTCAAGCAAACAAACGTAACTTACCATTTATGAACAGACGTAAATACTTACGTGAGTCGACTGATATGCCGAAGTGTTTACATTttaggaatataaatattaagtaatcatATAACATTACGATAAACGCACAGTtatgtgaaattaaaattaaataatttttcgtttattGATAACATGCAATTATGTAATATTCACTAGTTTGTGTATTGTGTGCACTGAAATAATACTACGATTTGACTATTATGTAAAAATGCTTTGGGGCACAGgcttcataattatttatgcaTATCTTCCGAGATCACGATTACCAATCCATTTTGTGTCTCAGTGTACGTTTTTGGATTATACGCAATCAAATAGACACATAGCGTCCAAAATAATGGCTCTATTAAGAAATCATTTCGGTGAGTACATAATTTCTCGTTTTGAACTCTGTGAATTTAGAAAGGAAAACGTTAAGACTTGAAAACTCCTGGTGATACAGAAGCAAAGCTCGCTCTGGTGCAGAACAAAACTTCTCTTTATTCTAACAAATTATGGAGAATGTCGTGAAagaaaacatgtatttttatcgataatataattatctacttagattataactaataaaatataataaattttattcaacgcCTATGCATATCCCAGCGAAATACTACAACAATAACAATTGATCTTCCGGTATTACACATTTTGTGGTGTTTTTAAGGGCTCTATTACATTTTAAccttaatttttcattaaacggTAAACTTCGGTGTTCGTTTTCTGGGAAACTAAACGACATTGAAATTTTTACCTTATTGAAAAAAGAAGAACAGTTATTAGTATTGCggctcattttttttaatttgggcttatctatttatacaaattaaaaattacaaaagcagGTTTGACGTAAAATGCGCGATTGCACTTTTTTGAGTTCGAATATTAAACCACAATGCTTACCAATTAGTTTGGgaaaaattaatactatatatatacaattttgatatttgtatgaattaactataaaaaaaatttaattaaagggcATGAAACTACTAAAAACGCTCAGAAATAGTCTAAAATTTctccttaataaattattattattaaataaaaaatataccataatGAATAATACCATATTTCTTCTGCATATcgatgacttgttgcaaatcaggaaTATTCAATGCTATGCAGATGACAGGACCACCTTATATACCGGCTCTGCTAATATTTCTCGAGAAAACGGCgacgaaaaccggaacaaacttgtgtttGAAATCGAGTCTTTGTTAAACAATTTATGTATCTCCACGATTGGAGAACATTCCCAttgccgccacagctagtatcggaatagttggcgtcgatgtttcaaaactcgttcagttccgcggtcaattggaatgTAAAGCCAAACTGGCTTCAAAAAAGCTTGGTGTGCTCAGAAAGGCAAGACGGTACTTAACATCGGCTCATCGCCtaaaactatacaaggcgcaaattcggcctcacctGGCGTACTggtctcacctctgggcgggtgctctcCAGTGACCAccccagctccttccatttgaccgtattcaacgcagagcggctcgaattagaGACGATCAAGCCCtgtccgatctgcttgatcctttacATTTGCGTAGAGacgttggatcactctgcatcttctatatcattaaaaaaaacgaagaaCTAGGGGCAGCTTCAGGTAGCATATACGAATATATGCTTATTTGCAGTGTGGACCGGCACTTCGACCGATTATCCTATGAAAGTAGTGAGGGttcacaaacataaaaatttttGGAAAACTGCAATGTTACCCAAATTAACGAGTTTTTATAATGATAGTATGTTTCCCATAATAATCGAAACTCGAAAAGCTAGATCTATGCCACTAAGAGacgtaagtttttaattttttttaagtgtttaatttcaaaaataaataaaggtttattttcaatcgaaatatatttttctttaaaatactttactagataaagtttttaaaaaatacaaaaagctAAAgctaatacataataattctaaaatatattataggtacaGATGTTATACAAAatccacatttttattttatttcgatgcCACTGTAtagtctattattatattatacagtggaatcgaaataaaataagaattcctTAATAGCTTAtcaaaattaacaatacaagaaaaaagtaaaaaataatagaaaaagtacCAAGATTGTTAAGTCACAGTGACAGTACAGCGTCGTAAACTCAAGAGCCCGATCGAATCGTCATAATTTTGGAGAACGGAATTTTGAGATAGGCCTCTTAAAAGTTGTAATTGTCTCGAATCGagacttttattttaacatccTAATGCTTGGGTTGTTCCTAGTGTAGTCAtgctttaaaagttttaatgccCAGTAGACATATCACTGTCAATATAATGCGTCATAACTTGTGATGAATCCGCTTTccctacaaaataataatattaaaaattacgcaATTATTCTAATGTGCATAGAATATAAGTTAAACGATATTGTTATTTCCAGTTTTTCGGTTTATCAGAATgattgtaacaataaataaagttagataaaattatgtttCGTTTTATGCAAGGTTTTCCTGTacgttaaatatgtatttaatttcgcAACACAAGACATActgttattaaagtaattagttGTTTTTGGAGtactttatataacattatgtaaGGATTATATATATGGACAACATCTAGACGTCTATCttctcattcattcattttatcattgataaaaatattaaaataaatttaaaaaaatctttaatgatatataataccataaaatcctataattattttatgatatgacATCTCAAAAAGTATGATATGATATGTTCATGCGATCACGGCACTGTCACGGACATCCCCCGAAAAAGACGGACGGTACCGCTGGGTTTCAGTGGATATTCTGGTGCAGTTGGCGCCAGTGAGTCCCACATAGGCCTATGTGGGAGGAAACTCCCCTTCTTATAAAGGAAATACGTAAATGCGTTGTGGCAgcgagaaaataaaaatataaaatgtgtgCGGTCATAAATACTATTcacatttatgtaaaattaaaactaaaatagtatCTTACAACTCTTATGTACCTAATAAAGATTTCCCCAAAAACAGTGctgtatcattttatttattcgagtaTTCTTTATCTTTAAGTGTAAATACTAACAGGTAAGTATTACCTATTTAAGAATAAACTAGCTTATCGCCCCaaggataattttaatattttaaaaatgtacgctacgtattcaattatttgttatttttcctcataatgtgttttttatattgactctaatataacattaatttaaacgttGCTGCAACTCCAAAGTAATGCCGTTATCTAGCTTAAAATGGATTCGTCAGAATCAGAATcttcatacaataataactattatttaataaattagtagtcGTGTCAttgctaaaaaaatacaaaaaaaactctCCTCTTTTTATTACAGCTTAACACTATTCTGACTAGACTGAATATTCAcgtgattaaataatattttaagaaacaataTTGATGATGACACTGGTTATGAAGCTACGTCATACTTTAGAGTAAAGTTACGCTAAATCTTCTGATTTCGTACCTGAGCGATCGATTTCAAAGAATTGtagtaaatagaaaaatattcacTTGGAAATGAACGTAGAGGTTACACAGGGATCTATTATTGGTCAATTTatcttcttaatttatataaataacaaattatgttatttaatatggtTACGTAACAAATACGTGATAGTTTTAATTACTGATGTTACTTCCGTTCAAAATAAACCGGCTTCTATGAATATATGAAGATTTGCACATTGATCCTTTTGAAATAGTGTATTGGTTTAAATGTAACAGTTTACGTGACATATTAGATagacaaaatatttgattgatgAAAGTCTGTAAGTATGATTTAAGGCATATATTCTaaagtaatggtgcaaaaataACTGCTATAATTTCACATATTAGTGTCCAgtgtctataaaataattattgttggaCATTTAACTCTGCATATCCATATAGTTCGGAAAAGTG contains these protein-coding regions:
- the LOC113400041 gene encoding organic cation transporter protein; its protein translation is MDSIYDRTLYEIGNENKYQKRFEITYLVIFIGFWGMTYMNMILSLAITPHTCKIPEKPRNISEMDWKIINIPRCEDINTKQTKFENCLVYAEPYKNNKTMACQEYTFDTTWYDTTVPSEYNWVCDKELNVANILAYSKVGDIIGSIFLGWFSDVYGRRYTYIISVAMLLFGRLISLVAGNSYFFFSVGCFIANLPSWSAPQNVTSISIEMSSTRRRSLIASMRFTAFSTGLFVMGLLFWWIRDWRIFTIVTTAPLIPFLIMSWTMIESPRWLYTQGRLQESLTQLKKIAKVNKKKIEDSTEKELLSANFSESPQIFGVMMLFSSKQLTINTILQAIIWIVASLSYVLLLMRSGEKTDGNPFLDFAWQSLIEVPSVYLAAWLADKIGRRYTGIVSIGVIAAMWTSLAIRENSAGGWIRKWWMGTLLNIVARLATTVTFFVINLLNMELYPTCIRQTGTALGNIVAGTTSVVAPYVLYLGRRIDSRLPGIIVSLTCLLGILASYLLPETLKAKLPETLEEAQTFGRKNRSLDSRELQPLKTP